A genomic segment from Nitrosopumilus sp. K4 encodes:
- a CDS encoding aminotransferase class I/II-fold pyridoxal phosphate-dependent enzyme, translating into MSDINELRNRMDEITIEMIKLLKTRTDIAKEIGEVKKNIGKGVTDETREDNLRSKVLELCSNLNFDESIATKFLNFLLNESVKVQSTNKQTHLSIFLKAKSLEQEGKKIIHMEVGEPDFLPPEVVKKALEEVFDKGFLKYGQAKGMPTFREALGKYVSKKFSSNITHENIIVSPGARFSIFTAITTLLNPGDEMIVIEPAWPAYKDCALNAGIKVRTVSTTLENNWEPSIEQIEQMINPNTKMIVLNYPNNPTGKILPEKLQDEIIEIAKNNDLYVLSDEIYSEYAFKDWKSVLAYNYEKSIITQSFSKSHAMTGFRIGYAVSSPKIVEKMAKLEALCLTNVSEPIQYIAMKALEADTSNNTNTVRKRLDSLIQDTKEMNLDFVIPDGAMYLFARVNHEGFDGVKFANSLLEKGLAVAPGQGFGDYKNFIRISACQDEKTLKEGMNILNSTIRGIQ; encoded by the coding sequence ATGTCAGATATCAACGAACTTCGTAACAGAATGGATGAAATTACAATCGAAATGATCAAACTACTAAAAACCAGAACGGACATTGCAAAAGAGATTGGAGAAGTCAAAAAGAACATTGGGAAAGGAGTCACAGATGAAACAAGAGAAGACAATCTTCGCTCTAAGGTTTTAGAATTATGCAGTAATCTAAATTTTGATGAATCAATTGCCACGAAATTTCTGAATTTTTTACTTAATGAATCAGTAAAGGTTCAATCAACAAACAAACAAACACATCTTTCGATATTTCTCAAAGCAAAATCACTTGAACAAGAGGGAAAGAAAATAATACACATGGAGGTGGGAGAACCAGATTTTCTACCGCCCGAAGTTGTAAAAAAAGCACTAGAGGAAGTGTTTGACAAAGGATTTTTGAAATACGGTCAAGCGAAAGGAATGCCTACATTTAGAGAAGCGTTAGGAAAATATGTCTCAAAGAAATTTTCATCAAACATCACACATGAAAATATCATTGTTAGTCCGGGTGCAAGGTTTTCAATTTTTACTGCAATTACAACACTTTTGAATCCAGGGGATGAAATGATAGTAATAGAGCCTGCATGGCCAGCATACAAAGATTGTGCATTAAATGCAGGAATCAAAGTAAGGACAGTCAGTACAACTTTGGAAAACAATTGGGAACCATCAATTGAACAAATTGAACAAATGATTAACCCCAATACAAAAATGATTGTATTAAACTATCCAAACAACCCAACTGGAAAAATCCTTCCTGAAAAACTGCAAGACGAAATAATTGAAATTGCTAAAAACAATGATCTGTATGTTCTAAGTGACGAAATTTATTCAGAATATGCATTCAAAGATTGGAAAAGTGTTCTTGCATACAATTATGAAAAAAGTATAATCACACAGTCATTCTCAAAATCACATGCCATGACAGGATTCAGAATAGGATACGCAGTATCAAGTCCCAAAATAGTTGAAAAAATGGCAAAACTTGAGGCATTGTGTTTGACTAATGTGTCCGAACCAATTCAATACATAGCAATGAAAGCACTAGAAGCAGACACTTCAAACAATACCAATACAGTTAGAAAGAGACTTGATTCATTGATTCAAGATACAAAAGAGATGAACTTGGATTTTGTAATTCCGGATGGTGCAATGTACCTATTTGCCAGAGTCAATCACGAGGGGTTTGATGGAGTAAAATTTGCAAACTCTCTTCTTGAGAAAGGACTTGCAGTAGCTCCAGGTCAAGGATTTGGCGACTACAAGAACTTTATCAGGATTTCAGCTTGTCAGGACGAAAAGACACTAAAAGAAGGTATGAATATACTTAACAGTACAATAAGAGGAATACAATGA
- a CDS encoding galactose-1-phosphate uridylyltransferase: MGDMRKDYVSERFMIVSKKDDKVVDPKKSPYAPGNESMTNPSVLSLVAKDGMLQRLQDSEDEYVEGWSIRVFESKNPIVSIDTENTYSDRPHYSEPAYGYHYVVVASPKEKDTFATIDSEQWSNVLVVVQDRLRWLYTQKGVTYVSIFADQGELAGSTNPHPHLNILTFSTIPPIIEEEAEASHKILNEKGVCPMCQTVNEEIGGPRQVLQTEGFIAFCPWAPSYPYEFWISPKKHTTSFSKITQKEINDLSLILRATLGGLSKTIKNVSYNLVFHLSPEKKNSRQIHWHIEIYPITKSWSGLERGYGIFLNDVSPEQAAEKLGAACRKELANLVGIV, from the coding sequence ATGGGAGACATGCGCAAAGACTATGTTTCTGAGCGTTTTATGATCGTTTCAAAAAAAGATGACAAAGTAGTTGATCCAAAAAAATCTCCATATGCTCCTGGAAATGAATCTATGACTAATCCTTCTGTTTTGTCTCTTGTTGCAAAAGATGGCATGCTTCAACGGTTACAGGACAGTGAGGATGAATATGTTGAAGGTTGGTCAATTAGAGTTTTTGAAAGTAAGAATCCCATCGTGTCAATTGATACTGAAAATACTTACAGTGATAGGCCTCATTATAGCGAACCTGCTTATGGTTATCATTATGTTGTAGTTGCATCTCCTAAAGAAAAGGACACATTTGCCACTATTGATTCAGAACAATGGTCAAATGTTTTAGTTGTTGTGCAGGATAGACTAAGATGGCTTTACACGCAAAAAGGCGTTACTTATGTTTCAATTTTTGCTGATCAGGGAGAATTGGCAGGAAGCACTAATCCTCATCCACATTTGAATATCTTGACATTTTCTACAATTCCTCCTATAATAGAAGAAGAGGCAGAAGCATCTCATAAGATTCTAAATGAAAAAGGTGTATGTCCTATGTGTCAAACGGTTAATGAAGAAATTGGTGGCCCTCGTCAGGTTCTTCAAACAGAAGGTTTTATTGCATTTTGTCCTTGGGCACCTTCATACCCATACGAATTTTGGATATCTCCTAAAAAACACACAACAAGTTTTTCAAAAATAACTCAAAAAGAAATTAATGATTTGTCTCTTATTTTGAGAGCAACTCTTGGTGGATTGTCAAAAACCATCAAAAATGTTTCTTATAATTTGGTCTTTCATCTTTCTCCTGAAAAGAAAAACAGTAGACAAATCCATTGGCATATTGAAATTTATCCTATAACAAAATCTTGGTCTGGCTTAGAACGAGGTTATGGTATTTTCCTCAACGATGTTTCTCCAGAACAAGCTGCTGAAAAACTAGGCGCCGCATGTAGAAAAGAACTTGCAAACTTGGTTGGCATTGTATGA
- a CDS encoding prephenate dehydrogenase/arogenate dehydrogenase family protein, translating to MKKKVTIIGAGGQMGQWFAKFFASNDYEVTGYDSENKISGKNITKAESLVGAILKADYVVLCTPTRRTPEIIRLIAKEMKRGTYLIEISSEKSKVVSSLSKMPAKINPICIHPMFGPGTKSIKGQNIISVPIKDAKKELTVAKSIFAGANFVTIDAIEHDKKIAVILGLTHLMNLVFANIISKDDKMSLTEKMSGTTFRVQKTLAESIMTESPELIETIIANPEIRRVAEELWKDIGRLLTAVQESKTEEVINYIKSCQERLSENTNLEDSYKKLTKMVNAVEK from the coding sequence ATGAAAAAGAAAGTTACAATTATCGGTGCAGGTGGCCAAATGGGTCAATGGTTTGCAAAGTTTTTTGCAAGTAATGATTACGAGGTAACCGGATACGATTCAGAAAACAAGATTTCAGGAAAAAACATCACAAAAGCAGAATCTCTAGTAGGCGCCATTCTTAAAGCAGATTACGTGGTGTTGTGCACACCTACAAGAAGAACACCAGAGATTATCAGACTTATTGCAAAAGAGATGAAAAGGGGAACATACCTGATTGAAATTTCTTCAGAAAAGTCCAAAGTGGTTTCGTCTTTATCAAAAATGCCTGCTAAAATCAACCCAATTTGCATCCACCCAATGTTTGGTCCAGGTACAAAATCAATAAAAGGCCAGAACATAATTTCAGTCCCAATAAAAGATGCCAAAAAAGAACTTACTGTTGCAAAATCAATTTTTGCAGGAGCTAATTTTGTCACCATAGATGCAATTGAACATGACAAAAAGATTGCAGTGATTTTAGGATTAACACATTTGATGAATCTAGTGTTTGCAAACATCATTTCAAAAGATGACAAGATGTCACTAACAGAAAAAATGTCAGGAACCACATTTAGGGTTCAAAAGACATTGGCAGAAAGCATCATGACTGAATCACCAGAGTTAATTGAAACAATCATTGCAAATCCGGAAATAAGAAGAGTGGCAGAAGAGTTATGGAAAGACATAGGCAGATTGCTTACAGCAGTCCAGGAATCAAAGACTGAAGAAGTAATCAACTACATCAAGTCATGCCAAGAAAGACTATCTGAGAATACAAACTTGGAAGACTCGTACAAGAAATTAACAAAAATGGTTAATGCTGTTGAAAAGTAG
- the aroC gene encoding chorismate synthase → MLPGSSIGQRLVLTSFGESHGRSIGAVLEGCPAGLELDEKDIQKMLDQRRPGQSLITTQRKEGDKVEIISGVFRGHTTGAPITMVIWNSDQKSKDYENLKTKLRPGHSDYPAMIKYNHFNDYRGGGRFSGRLTATHVMGGAIARKLLKTTLGIETNSYTSQIGKIKMEREFDEKMVKYIYKNDVRCPEEKTAKKMKESIMNAKRKGDSLGGIIESVTTNVPVGLGEPIFNSLESDLSRAMFSIPSVKGVEFGSGFEGSKLFGSENNDLYTIKKGKIVTRTNNSGGILGGISNGMPITMRVAFKPASSIAQKQDTVDIKTKKPAVLQVKGRHDPCVVPRAPPVVDSLVSLIIADHALISGTIKPVL, encoded by the coding sequence ATGTTGCCGGGAAGTTCTATTGGTCAGCGACTTGTTTTAACTAGTTTTGGTGAAAGTCATGGAAGATCAATAGGCGCAGTTCTAGAAGGTTGTCCTGCAGGATTAGAATTAGACGAGAAAGACATTCAAAAAATGTTAGACCAAAGAAGACCAGGTCAATCACTAATTACAACTCAAAGAAAAGAAGGCGATAAGGTTGAAATTATTTCAGGAGTGTTTAGAGGGCATACAACAGGTGCACCAATTACAATGGTCATTTGGAATAGTGATCAAAAATCAAAAGACTATGAGAACTTGAAAACAAAATTACGTCCAGGGCATTCAGACTATCCTGCAATGATAAAGTACAATCACTTTAATGATTACAGAGGAGGAGGAAGATTTTCTGGAAGATTAACAGCTACTCATGTAATGGGAGGGGCAATAGCTAGAAAATTATTAAAAACAACATTAGGAATTGAAACAAACTCATACACATCACAAATTGGTAAAATAAAGATGGAAAGAGAATTTGATGAAAAAATGGTGAAATACATTTACAAAAATGATGTCAGATGTCCAGAAGAAAAGACTGCAAAGAAAATGAAAGAATCCATAATGAATGCAAAAAGAAAAGGAGATTCACTTGGAGGAATTATCGAATCAGTGACAACGAACGTTCCAGTGGGATTAGGAGAACCGATTTTTAATTCACTTGAATCAGATTTAAGCAGAGCAATGTTTTCTATTCCATCTGTAAAAGGAGTAGAATTTGGTTCAGGTTTTGAAGGTTCAAAATTATTTGGTTCTGAAAATAATGATCTTTACACAATAAAAAAAGGCAAGATAGTTACTAGAACAAATAATTCAGGAGGGATATTAGGAGGAATTTCAAATGGCATGCCAATTACGATGAGGGTTGCATTCAAGCCAGCATCATCAATTGCTCAAAAACAAGATACAGTAGACATCAAAACCAAAAAACCTGCAGTACTCCAAGTGAAAGGAAGACACGATCCATGTGTGGTTCCAAGAGCACCTCCAGTGGTGGATTCACTAGTTTCATTAATTATTGCAGATCATGCCTTAATTTCAGGCACAATAAAGCCGGTTTTATAG
- the thiC gene encoding phosphomethylpyrimidine synthase ThiC: MGTQMSAARRGVATDEMKQVAKDEDVTLDWLIPKIAKGSIIIPSNNVRPQKIHNVGIGKGLKTKVNVNIGTSTLNVNLEEEIEKAKVAVKYHADTMMDLSDGGDVKKIRQTLLEVAPITFGTVPIYEAYNYGVEVHKNPLNLTEDDYIKAFENNAKDGVDYTTIHCGITKDIAKRILKVQRYGGVVSKGGTITAAWMLKHDKENPYLTHYDYLVELAKKYDVTFSLGDALRPGSILDSHDELQVQEMINVARLTKRAHEQDVQVMVEGPGHVPLNEVAANVRLAKSLIGDVPYYVLGPLVTDVASGHDHIASAIGAAVSAAEGVDLLCYLTPSEHLALPNPDEVKQGLIAYRIAAHAADLVKIRDKAIKWDLEMSEARRTLDWEKQLALSIDPEEAARIHSRTGQHPGNNVPCTMCGGACVYMMLPQQKTYVKENENLQQIE, translated from the coding sequence ATGGGTACTCAAATGAGTGCAGCACGTCGCGGTGTTGCAACTGATGAAATGAAACAAGTTGCCAAAGACGAGGATGTGACACTAGATTGGCTAATTCCAAAAATTGCAAAAGGGTCTATAATCATTCCAAGTAACAATGTAAGACCACAAAAAATTCATAACGTTGGGATTGGAAAGGGCCTCAAAACCAAAGTTAATGTGAACATTGGAACTTCTACATTAAATGTTAATCTCGAAGAAGAAATTGAGAAAGCAAAGGTTGCAGTCAAATATCATGCTGACACTATGATGGATTTAAGTGATGGTGGAGATGTTAAAAAAATCCGTCAGACCCTTTTAGAGGTTGCCCCTATAACTTTTGGAACTGTTCCAATCTATGAGGCATATAATTACGGTGTTGAAGTTCACAAGAATCCATTAAACCTCACTGAAGATGATTACATCAAAGCATTTGAAAATAATGCCAAGGATGGTGTTGATTACACTACTATTCATTGTGGTATAACAAAAGATATTGCTAAAAGAATTTTGAAAGTTCAAAGATATGGTGGAGTTGTAAGTAAGGGTGGAACAATTACTGCAGCATGGATGTTAAAACATGATAAAGAAAATCCCTATCTTACTCACTATGATTATCTGGTTGAACTTGCCAAAAAATATGATGTTACGTTTAGTTTAGGTGATGCACTTAGACCAGGCTCTATTTTAGACTCTCATGATGAATTACAAGTACAAGAAATGATCAATGTTGCTAGGCTAACAAAACGTGCTCATGAGCAAGATGTTCAAGTAATGGTTGAAGGGCCTGGACATGTTCCACTAAATGAAGTTGCAGCAAATGTCCGATTGGCAAAATCTCTCATAGGTGATGTGCCTTACTATGTTTTAGGCCCGTTAGTGACTGATGTTGCTTCAGGACATGATCATATTGCAAGTGCAATAGGTGCAGCAGTTTCTGCAGCAGAAGGAGTTGATCTTTTGTGTTATCTGACCCCCTCCGAACATTTGGCACTGCCTAACCCTGATGAAGTAAAACAAGGACTGATAGCTTATAGAATTGCAGCACATGCTGCTGATCTTGTAAAAATTCGTGACAAGGCAATCAAATGGGATCTTGAAATGTCTGAAGCTCGAAGAACGCTTGATTGGGAAAAACAACTTGCACTATCAATCGATCCTGAAGAAGCAGCTAGGATTCATAGTAGGACTGGTCAACATCCTGGAAACAACGTACCTTGTACAATGTGTGGTGGTGCTTGTGTCTATATGATGTTGCCCCAACAAAAAACATACGTAAAAGAAAACGAAAATCTACAACAAATTGAATAA
- a CDS encoding NUDIX domain-containing protein has translation MRSTKIVTSFIKDKDRLLLLKRSEKVKTMKGLWAGVSGIIEKNEEPLSRAKIEIFEELGISEDKIKLIKAAQEMRVVSPQYENHEWEIFPFLFEVKKDPEIKLNWENSEYAWISKDEISSYKTVPSLEKVLFNLL, from the coding sequence ATGCGCTCAACTAAGATTGTAACTTCATTTATCAAAGACAAAGACAGACTTCTTCTCTTAAAGAGGAGTGAAAAGGTAAAAACCATGAAAGGGTTATGGGCAGGAGTCAGTGGAATTATTGAAAAAAACGAAGAGCCATTATCAAGAGCAAAAATAGAGATTTTTGAAGAGTTGGGAATTTCTGAAGACAAAATAAAACTGATCAAAGCAGCACAAGAAATGCGAGTAGTGTCACCACAATACGAAAATCATGAATGGGAAATTTTTCCGTTTTTGTTTGAAGTAAAAAAAGATCCCGAAATCAAACTAAATTGGGAAAATTCCGAGTATGCTTGGATTAGCAAAGACGAGATATCAAGCTACAAGACAGTTCCTAGTCTTGAAAAAGTATTATTCAATTTGTTGTAG
- a CDS encoding nucleotidyltransferase family protein, with amino-acid sequence MKGVILAGGLGTRLQPYTTFLPKPMLPLGEKPILEHLIDWTRKNGVKSIVLCVSYLRKTIEDYFEDGSAFGVKIEYAISNKPLATAGQLKTAEEFIDETFVCMYGDSIYDFSLRNMIKQHQKKKAFVTMSLHEYKTNLPYGVIDTAKNGKVLSWNEKPEIKANINMGCYVMEPGVMNLIPKNRPYGMDDVIKKAMSKRKLVSSFLTKRGFTDIGNKASYKKANQEYLQKLGKI; translated from the coding sequence ATGAAAGGAGTGATCCTAGCAGGTGGATTAGGTACAAGATTACAACCATACACCACATTTCTTCCAAAACCAATGTTACCATTAGGAGAAAAACCAATTTTAGAACATTTGATTGATTGGACTAGAAAAAACGGCGTAAAGTCAATTGTACTATGTGTAAGTTACCTAAGAAAAACAATTGAAGATTATTTTGAGGACGGTAGTGCTTTTGGAGTAAAAATTGAATATGCAATTTCAAACAAACCATTAGCCACAGCAGGACAATTAAAAACTGCTGAAGAGTTTATTGACGAAACATTTGTTTGCATGTATGGCGATTCAATATATGATTTCAGTCTAAGAAACATGATAAAACAACATCAAAAGAAAAAAGCATTTGTTACAATGAGTTTGCACGAATACAAAACAAATTTACCATACGGTGTAATAGATACTGCAAAGAACGGCAAGGTACTTAGCTGGAATGAGAAACCAGAGATAAAAGCTAACATCAACATGGGATGTTATGTCATGGAACCAGGAGTGATGAATCTGATTCCAAAGAATAGACCATATGGAATGGATGATGTCATTAAAAAAGCAATGTCAAAAAGAAAACTCGTCAGTAGTTTTCTTACAAAAAGAGGATTTACAGATATTGGAAACAAAGCATCTTACAAAAAAGCAAATCAAGAATATCTACAAAAGCTAGGAAAGATCTAA
- a CDS encoding GNAT family N-acetyltransferase: MNNTIIRELRREDLWNGFLTSLDSLREASKIEKQKAEEIFEKINSNKDHIIAVAEIDGKIVGSTTLFIESKFIHNGSLVGHIEDVVVDKNHQGKGIGEKIVKYLLNVAKNRGCYKTILDCTDDVKPFYEKIGFKKSSNALRFDHS, from the coding sequence ATGAACAATACAATAATCAGAGAATTGAGAAGAGAGGATTTATGGAATGGTTTTCTGACTTCGTTAGACTCACTTAGAGAAGCAAGCAAAATTGAAAAACAAAAAGCTGAAGAAATTTTTGAGAAAATAAATTCAAACAAAGATCACATAATTGCAGTGGCAGAAATAGATGGGAAAATTGTGGGTTCCACTACCCTGTTTATAGAATCAAAATTCATTCATAACGGTAGCTTGGTTGGCCATATAGAAGATGTCGTAGTAGACAAAAATCACCAAGGCAAGGGAATAGGAGAAAAAATTGTAAAATACCTACTTAATGTTGCAAAAAACAGAGGTTGTTACAAGACAATTTTAGACTGTACAGATGACGTAAAGCCATTTTACGAAAAAATAGGTTTTAAGAAAAGTTCCAATGCATTAAGATTTGATCACAGCTAA
- the aroA gene encoding 3-phosphoshikimate 1-carboxyvinyltransferase: MKCKIEKSNVSGQITCPPNKSYTHRAIFLASLAGGNSKVNNVLFSEDTKATIEACKKFGAEIEQENTSINVKNPIKTDTDVPEINAENSGTTIRIASGIASLFSKEITLTGDESLQKRPMQPLLDALESIGAKCISTDGKPPIKITGKVSGGDVTIPGSFSSQFISALLICAPLTEKGINLAIEGNLVSKPYLDATIATMRKFGVSVQTLIPYKRYNVSPQVYNPSSFDVPIDFSSLAILLSAAVLNGNDFSIKGNIGNLPQGDEVFIDILEQLGVNVIINEKEIKIKAPEKLNGGRFDLSNSPDLLPPLAILALKTEKPIEVVNVKHARLKETDRIAILSRELVKIGIKVQENEDGLILESSNNLQPAELDSENDHRLFMVFCIAGMYVGDCTVTDPESVSVSYPNFIEEMNNCGAKIQRL; this comes from the coding sequence ATGAAGTGTAAAATAGAAAAATCAAACGTATCAGGACAAATCACATGTCCACCAAACAAGAGTTATACACATAGAGCAATATTTCTAGCATCACTTGCTGGAGGAAACAGCAAAGTAAACAACGTGTTATTTTCTGAAGACACAAAGGCAACCATTGAAGCATGTAAGAAATTTGGTGCAGAAATAGAGCAAGAAAATACATCAATCAATGTCAAAAATCCCATCAAAACAGACACAGACGTGCCTGAAATAAATGCTGAAAACTCTGGAACAACAATAAGAATTGCATCAGGAATTGCAAGTCTATTTTCAAAAGAAATCACACTCACAGGAGACGAGAGTCTACAAAAAAGACCAATGCAACCATTACTAGATGCACTTGAAAGTATTGGTGCAAAATGTATCTCAACAGATGGAAAACCCCCAATCAAAATTACTGGAAAAGTATCAGGAGGAGACGTTACAATTCCAGGAAGTTTTTCTAGTCAATTCATATCAGCTTTGTTAATTTGTGCTCCACTAACTGAAAAAGGAATTAACTTGGCAATTGAAGGAAATCTTGTTTCAAAACCATATCTTGATGCAACAATTGCAACAATGAGAAAATTTGGTGTCTCAGTTCAAACATTAATTCCATACAAAAGATACAACGTATCACCACAAGTGTACAATCCATCATCATTTGATGTTCCAATAGATTTTTCAAGCCTTGCGATATTGCTTTCTGCAGCAGTTCTAAACGGAAATGATTTTTCAATTAAAGGAAACATAGGGAATCTACCACAAGGAGATGAAGTATTCATAGATATTTTAGAACAATTAGGAGTGAATGTAATAATTAATGAAAAGGAAATCAAAATTAAAGCTCCAGAAAAACTAAACGGAGGTAGGTTTGATTTGAGCAACTCCCCAGATCTTCTTCCACCACTTGCAATCTTAGCATTAAAAACAGAAAAGCCAATAGAAGTTGTCAATGTAAAACATGCCAGGTTAAAAGAGACAGATAGAATTGCAATTCTTTCCCGAGAACTTGTTAAGATAGGAATCAAAGTTCAAGAAAATGAAGATGGGTTGATTTTAGAATCATCAAATAATTTACAACCTGCAGAATTAGATTCAGAAAATGACCACAGATTGTTTATGGTGTTTTGCATAGCAGGAATGTATGTAGGAGATTGCACGGTAACAGATCCAGAATCAGTATCAGTATCATATCCAAATTTTATCGAAGAGATGAACAACTGTGGCGCAAAGATTCAAAGATTATAA
- the thiD gene encoding bifunctional hydroxymethylpyrimidine kinase/phosphomethylpyrimidine kinase, with protein MNLLSIGGSDPSGGAGIQSDIKTFDEFGAHDLTIITAITSQNTSTFGKIQPVSQKLLSDQIDTMFSDFKIDGIKISMVYNSQIIKTIYQKLKDKKTIIVIDPVIKSTTGGMLLEKSALKDFKKYIVPLATVITPNKFEAEFLTNSKINSKKSLKDTVKKIQRLGAKNVVITGIEEKGKITDFVFEEKTQYSISSNKISKTNHGSGGNYSSAILYSLSTGNSLKDAVKFAKKFTYNSIKNARKIGKGIAITENKNYDKLFTELSKSISKFTEITNIYKNIPECQTNFVYSKKEPKTAKEVLGIQGRIVKTGKTVTVAGDLQYGGSKHVATALIEVSKKFPEIRSAVNLRYQNKMISKIRKKFKVSSYDRDKEPDKIKSNGSSVAWGIKNAIKNSKEPPDVIFHKGDFGKEPMIIVFGKNPSNTLEKILKIIHD; from the coding sequence ATGAATTTACTATCAATAGGAGGTTCAGATCCATCAGGAGGGGCAGGAATTCAGAGCGACATCAAAACATTTGATGAGTTTGGCGCGCATGATTTGACAATCATCACTGCAATTACATCACAAAACACATCAACATTTGGAAAGATTCAACCAGTATCACAAAAACTTCTAAGTGATCAGATAGACACAATGTTTTCAGATTTTAAAATAGATGGAATAAAAATTTCAATGGTGTATAATTCTCAAATAATTAAAACAATATATCAAAAATTAAAGGATAAAAAAACAATAATCGTTATTGATCCAGTAATCAAATCAACTACGGGAGGAATGCTTTTAGAAAAATCAGCTCTAAAAGATTTTAAAAAATATATTGTTCCGTTAGCGACAGTCATCACACCAAACAAATTTGAGGCTGAATTTTTAACAAATTCAAAAATTAATTCAAAAAAATCATTAAAAGACACTGTAAAAAAAATTCAGAGATTAGGAGCCAAAAACGTAGTAATTACAGGAATAGAAGAAAAGGGCAAAATTACAGATTTTGTTTTTGAAGAAAAAACCCAATACTCTATCTCCAGTAACAAAATATCTAAAACCAATCACGGAAGTGGTGGAAATTATTCCTCAGCAATACTATACTCTTTATCCACAGGCAATTCACTAAAGGATGCTGTAAAATTTGCAAAAAAATTCACCTATAATTCAATCAAAAATGCAAGAAAAATAGGCAAAGGAATAGCAATAACTGAAAACAAGAATTATGATAAATTATTTACAGAATTAAGTAAATCAATTTCAAAGTTTACAGAAATTACAAATATTTACAAAAACATCCCAGAATGTCAAACAAATTTTGTATATTCCAAAAAAGAACCAAAAACAGCAAAAGAGGTTCTTGGAATTCAGGGAAGAATTGTCAAGACAGGTAAAACTGTAACAGTGGCAGGGGATCTCCAATATGGAGGCTCAAAACACGTAGCAACAGCATTGATTGAAGTAAGCAAAAAGTTTCCAGAAATTCGCTCTGCAGTAAATCTGAGATATCAAAACAAAATGATTTCAAAAATAAGAAAAAAATTCAAAGTATCAAGTTATGATAGAGACAAAGAACCAGATAAAATCAAAAGCAATGGATCTTCGGTAGCATGGGGGATAAAAAATGCAATAAAAAACTCCAAAGAACCACCAGACGTCATATTTCACAAGGGGGATTTTGGTAAAGAGCCCATGATAATAGTTTTTGGAAAAAACCCTTCAAACACACTAGAAAAAATTCTAAAAATCATACATGATTAA